A genomic stretch from Candidatus Cloacimonadota bacterium includes:
- the thiE gene encoding thiamine phosphate synthase has product MNMLPKSIGLYFIIDGMYTNQFEKYAHIAVKNHISIIQYRDKNADLIAMIGNASKMHDVTAGTDTRLIVNDIPKVAIQSKADGIHVGQTDENYHNVRSMIPEKIIGVSTMTLEESIEAEKLGADYLGVGPIFVTQTKLDTPPPIGLINLKEIVGKTSIPIVAIGGINADNLEHVLQTGVSGVAIISAILTAPDPEKEIQKIQNIIEKFNKSR; this is encoded by the coding sequence ATGAATATGTTGCCAAAGAGCATAGGGCTTTACTTCATCATTGATGGAATGTATACAAATCAATTTGAGAAGTATGCTCACATTGCGGTAAAAAACCACATTTCTATCATACAGTACAGGGACAAGAATGCCGATCTTATCGCAATGATAGGAAATGCTTCCAAAATGCATGATGTAACTGCTGGTACCGATACCCGTTTAATTGTGAATGATATTCCAAAAGTTGCAATCCAATCAAAAGCTGATGGAATCCATGTTGGGCAGACAGATGAGAACTATCATAATGTAAGAAGCATGATACCGGAGAAAATTATCGGTGTAAGTACGATGACACTCGAAGAATCCATAGAAGCCGAGAAACTTGGTGCTGATTATCTTGGTGTTGGACCGATATTTGTTACACAAACCAAACTTGATACTCCTCCTCCTATTGGACTGATAAATCTCAAAGAAATTGTCGGTAAAACTTCAATCCCAATTGTCGCCATTGGAGGCATAAATGCTGACAATCTTGAGCATGTTCTTCAAACTGGTGTGAGTGGTGTCGCGATCATTTCAGCAATCCTGACTGCCCCTGATCCGGAAAAAGAAATTCAAAAGATACAAAATATCATTGAAAAATTTAATAAATCGAGGTAA
- a CDS encoding NAD(P)/FAD-dependent oxidoreductase, producing the protein MKLRPFYDIVVVGSGPAGSMTALFAAKNGASVLILERDREVGIPVRCAEGISGRGLEKFFAPDERWISQRINGAKLYAPNGRSCVMNTGAVGSGYILERRLFDAFICEQAVKNGADILTKADVHDLLFSGDKISGVQFTHLGEKKRVKAHIVVGADGPESRIGKLAGINTTLSLKDIESGVQYLLTDITIEQDLTHFYFGNDFAPGGYTWVFPKSRNMANVGIGIRADRTNGKNAKEYLDDFIVNNFPDSRPLAFTTGAVPTAQTLPEITKDNLMLVGDAARQVNPVTGGGLSNILTAGSIAGTVSADAVKAQDFSHRFLRKYHKLWMKEKGNHQKVHYKLKEVFFDFSDKELNEIVGLLHDIPQEKLTLFQLFKTAVRNKPSLVKELIKIYI; encoded by the coding sequence ATGAAGCTTAGACCATTCTACGATATCGTTGTTGTTGGAAGCGGACCAGCAGGAAGTATGACCGCACTCTTTGCTGCAAAGAACGGGGCATCTGTGCTCATTCTTGAACGCGATCGTGAGGTCGGTATACCTGTTCGATGTGCTGAGGGTATTTCAGGAAGAGGGCTCGAAAAATTCTTCGCCCCGGATGAACGATGGATATCACAACGAATCAATGGTGCAAAGCTATATGCACCCAACGGTAGATCATGTGTTATGAATACCGGGGCTGTTGGAAGTGGATATATACTCGAACGTCGATTATTTGATGCATTTATTTGTGAACAAGCAGTGAAAAATGGTGCTGATATTCTCACAAAAGCAGATGTTCATGACCTTTTATTTAGTGGCGACAAGATTTCCGGTGTTCAGTTTACGCATCTTGGAGAAAAGAAACGAGTGAAAGCACATATAGTTGTAGGCGCTGATGGTCCAGAATCCCGAATCGGAAAATTAGCAGGTATTAATACAACCCTTTCTCTTAAAGACATCGAATCAGGTGTTCAATATCTTCTCACCGATATAACCATCGAGCAGGATCTTACGCACTTTTATTTCGGAAATGATTTTGCGCCGGGCGGTTATACCTGGGTTTTTCCAAAAAGCAGAAATATGGCAAATGTCGGGATTGGTATTCGCGCAGACAGGACAAATGGCAAAAATGCAAAAGAGTATCTCGACGACTTCATTGTAAACAATTTTCCAGATAGCAGACCGCTGGCATTTACCACAGGTGCAGTGCCTACAGCTCAGACTCTTCCTGAAATTACGAAAGACAACCTCATGCTTGTCGGCGATGCTGCACGCCAGGTCAATCCGGTTACAGGAGGTGGTTTAAGCAACATTCTCACTGCAGGAAGTATTGCTGGTACCGTATCTGCGGATGCAGTCAAAGCTCAGGATTTCTCACATAGATTTCTTAGAAAGTATCATAAATTATGGATGAAAGAAAAGGGCAATCATCAAAAAGTCCATTATAAATTAAAAGAAGTATTTTTCGATTTTTCCGATAAGGAATTAAATGAGATCGTAGGACTTCTTCATGATATCCCACAGGAGAAACTTACTCTTTTCCAGCTTTTCAAGACAGCGGTTAGAAACAAGCCCTCTCTCGTAAAAGAATTGATCAAGATATATATCTGA
- a CDS encoding 4Fe-4S binding protein, whose product MKYRVIENLCDVCASCASVCPQDAIRISEQTATIILEKCIGCSNCYIVCPISAIEEVEDEA is encoded by the coding sequence ATGAAATATAGAGTTATTGAAAATCTCTGCGATGTATGTGCATCTTGTGCTTCTGTTTGTCCGCAGGATGCAATCAGAATTTCCGAACAGACTGCAACGATCATCCTTGAGAAGTGCATTGGTTGCTCAAATTGCTATATCGTCTGCCCTATCTCAGCCATAGAAGAGGTGGAAGATGAAGCTTAG
- the gcvPB gene encoding aminomethyl-transferring glycine dehydrogenase subunit GcvPB, translating into MATKTIFEKSISGRKGYTLPECKIKMTINNLFPENLLRKDIPRMPEVSELDTVRHYIELSDKNHFIEKGFYPLGSCTMKYNPKINDIVTVLTGFTDIHPMQPEDTIQGALQVMYELQKDLAEISGMSAVSLQPVAGAHGEFTGVNIIYNYHKNKGQHRTKIIMPDSSHGTNPATSALHGMEVIELKSNEDGKVDIEALKEILDDDVAGFMLTNPNTLGVFETDVKEIAELIHSVDGLMYMDGANLNAMLGYIRPGDMGFDIVHFNLHKTFSTPHGGGGPGAGGIGVSEKLVDFLPVPIVQVQDGTYYLDYHVKNTIGKVHSFFGNFLVMVRAYIYLKMLGDKGLKRVAENAVINSNYLMKKLLDVYPVPYQKDIMHEFVACGEKFKEYGIKTLDIAKRLLDYGYHAPTIYFPLIVHEALMIEPTETESKEKLDKFAEVMLNIAKEAEINPEVLKEAPQKTPVTRLDETNAIKNLNIKYTFET; encoded by the coding sequence ATGGCGACAAAAACAATATTTGAAAAAAGTATCAGCGGACGGAAAGGATATACACTTCCTGAATGTAAGATCAAGATGACTATTAATAACCTTTTTCCTGAGAATCTACTCCGAAAAGATATTCCCAGGATGCCTGAGGTAAGTGAACTCGATACAGTTCGTCATTACATCGAACTCTCGGATAAGAACCATTTTATTGAAAAGGGATTTTACCCGCTTGGTTCTTGCACGATGAAATATAATCCGAAGATCAATGATATTGTAACTGTACTTACAGGTTTTACAGATATCCATCCGATGCAGCCGGAAGACACAATACAGGGCGCACTTCAGGTGATGTATGAACTGCAAAAAGACCTGGCTGAAATTTCCGGAATGTCTGCGGTTTCACTCCAACCTGTTGCTGGAGCTCATGGTGAATTTACCGGTGTTAATATTATTTATAATTATCATAAAAACAAAGGTCAACACCGCACAAAGATCATCATGCCCGATTCTTCTCATGGAACAAATCCAGCCACTTCTGCATTGCACGGCATGGAAGTGATCGAACTCAAATCTAATGAGGACGGCAAAGTAGATATTGAAGCCCTTAAAGAGATTCTTGATGACGATGTCGCCGGTTTCATGCTTACCAATCCAAACACATTGGGCGTCTTTGAAACGGATGTAAAAGAAATTGCGGAACTCATCCACTCAGTTGATGGACTAATGTACATGGATGGTGCAAATCTCAATGCGATGCTCGGGTACATCCGTCCTGGAGATATGGGATTTGATATTGTTCATTTCAATCTTCATAAGACGTTCTCAACTCCTCATGGGGGTGGTGGTCCAGGTGCTGGAGGAATTGGTGTTAGCGAAAAACTCGTAGATTTCCTACCCGTTCCAATAGTACAAGTACAGGATGGCACTTACTACCTCGATTATCATGTTAAAAATACAATCGGCAAGGTACATTCCTTTTTTGGGAACTTCCTTGTAATGGTTCGTGCGTATATCTATCTGAAGATGCTTGGTGATAAAGGATTGAAGCGCGTTGCCGAGAATGCGGTGATCAACTCCAATTATCTTATGAAGAAATTATTGGATGTCTATCCCGTACCGTATCAAAAAGATATTATGCACGAATTTGTCGCCTGCGGAGAGAAATTTAAAGAATATGGTATTAAAACATTGGATATCGCAAAAAGGCTTCTCGACTACGGTTATCATGCACCAACGATCTATTTCCCCCTTATTGTTCACGAAGCACTTATGATCGAACCGACTGAGACAGAGAGTAAAGAAAAACTTGATAAATTCGCAGAAGTAATGCTGAATATCGCCAAAGAAGCAGAAATAAATCCTGAAGTTCTGAAAGAAGCCCCTCAAAAAACACCTGTCACAAGACTTGACGAAACAAATGCGATAAAAAATCTTAATATTAAATATACTTTCGAAACATAA
- the gcvPA gene encoding aminomethyl-transferring glycine dehydrogenase subunit GcvPA, producing MPFISNTDEQRKRMLEEIGVRSFEDLLKGIPEDLIIRHPLKLDKPLSEFEITKKIQDLSSLNINTSEVVSFLGASIYDHFIPAAVNYVIGRPEFYSAYTPYQAEVSQGTLQFIYEYQTMICELTGMDASNASMYDGATACAESLLLALRHNKNNKVLISDLIHPQYKQVIETYIEPLEPKIVYIPQNNGRIDLKKLKDEMSDDVSAVLISSPNFLGVIEDLESIEPIIHENKKALFIVSTDPISLMLFNPPGKYNADIVVGEGQVLGNKQNLGGPLFGFFAVNQKLIRKMPGRIVGATIDTNGQRGYVLTLQAREQHIRRDKATSNICTNESLCALAATVYMVLMGKQGLREVAEQSTIKAHYLHDKICEIPEFELANTAPFFKEFAVKTPIPPIEIISQLKEKGFFAGVDLTPFGFENQLLIAVTEKRTKEELDAFVDELGKIAREV from the coding sequence ATGCCCTTTATTTCCAATACCGATGAACAGCGGAAGCGTATGCTCGAAGAGATCGGCGTACGATCTTTCGAAGATCTTTTAAAGGGAATTCCCGAAGACCTTATCATTCGCCATCCTCTCAAACTCGATAAACCTCTTTCTGAGTTTGAGATCACAAAAAAGATCCAGGATCTGTCATCTTTGAATATTAATACCTCGGAAGTTGTATCTTTTCTCGGTGCTAGTATTTATGATCATTTCATTCCTGCGGCAGTAAATTACGTCATTGGACGTCCTGAGTTCTATTCCGCATACACACCCTACCAGGCAGAGGTCAGCCAGGGAACCCTGCAATTCATATACGAATATCAGACAATGATCTGCGAATTGACCGGTATGGATGCATCGAATGCATCAATGTATGACGGGGCAACAGCATGTGCAGAGTCATTACTGCTAGCACTCAGACATAACAAAAATAATAAAGTTCTCATTTCTGACCTGATCCACCCGCAATACAAACAAGTTATTGAAACATATATCGAACCGCTCGAACCGAAGATCGTGTATATTCCTCAAAATAATGGACGTATCGATCTAAAAAAGCTTAAAGATGAGATGTCCGATGATGTTTCAGCAGTTCTGATCTCGTCGCCAAATTTTTTAGGAGTTATTGAAGATCTCGAGTCGATCGAACCGATCATACATGAAAACAAGAAAGCACTTTTTATTGTTTCGACAGATCCCATCTCTCTCATGCTCTTCAATCCTCCTGGTAAATATAATGCTGATATTGTTGTTGGTGAAGGGCAGGTTCTTGGAAATAAGCAAAATCTTGGTGGTCCACTTTTCGGTTTCTTTGCAGTAAATCAAAAACTAATACGAAAGATGCCCGGAAGAATTGTCGGTGCTACGATCGACACAAACGGACAACGGGGGTATGTTCTGACGCTTCAGGCACGTGAACAGCATATCAGGAGAGATAAAGCCACTTCGAATATCTGCACGAATGAATCGCTTTGCGCCCTCGCAGCAACCGTGTATATGGTGCTTATGGGGAAGCAGGGACTGAGAGAAGTTGCTGAACAATCTACGATAAAAGCTCATTATCTTCATGATAAGATCTGTGAAATCCCGGAATTCGAACTGGCAAATACAGCGCCGTTCTTCAAAGAATTTGCTGTTAAAACTCCTATACCTCCCATAGAAATAATTTCACAACTAAAGGAAAAAGGATTTTTCGCTGGTGTTGATCTTACTCCCTTTGGATTTGAGAACCAGTTGTTGATAGCTGTAACTGAGAAACGGACTAAAGAGGAACTGGATGCGTTTGTCGACGAACTTGGTAAAATTGCGAGGGAGGTGTAA
- a CDS encoding transporter substrate-binding domain-containing protein, whose amino-acid sequence MKKFTILCVILLFIGTLVTKLNADVSKEMDKLKIYTEEFVPLNFMQDGEITGQSTEVVKALLDRLGIDKNITLLQWSDAYQKLMNEANIALYSTCLTAERKDLFKWVGPISSVEIYFYTSKDHMVDITTLEEAKKIKKIGVLKDYAITSILKEKGFKNLVEFRTAKDVITKLISGEVDLFPCSNLVLNSQLNKLNIQSDKIKKALFITSELEYIAFSKSTSDALIQTWQKELDAMKNDGYFDEIFKKWLPDEIPPGIMQIYTEDYPPLSFEKDGVITGFGTDVVREIISRLDIPDNIRISSWENGYHLCLVNPNVVLYTMKRTKLREDLFNWIGPIGSNRTMFYAKKGSNIKIGSIDDAKKIGKIATCSAWFSEQDLKDKGFTNLVSSPDPKENVRQLVEGEVDLSIFTDITIPDIAQQAGYSINDLVPVFTVSSGEFYIALSKGTPKYVVDEWQQVFLEMYDDGTLEEMYKKWLPKSKLPEINK is encoded by the coding sequence ATGAAAAAATTTACAATTTTATGTGTGATACTCTTATTCATTGGAACGCTGGTCACAAAACTAAATGCAGATGTTTCAAAGGAGATGGATAAACTAAAGATCTATACTGAGGAGTTCGTTCCACTTAATTTTATGCAGGATGGAGAGATAACAGGTCAATCAACAGAAGTTGTCAAAGCGCTTCTCGACAGATTGGGAATCGATAAGAATATCACCTTACTGCAATGGTCTGATGCCTATCAGAAGCTTATGAATGAAGCCAATATTGCACTCTATTCCACATGCCTTACTGCAGAACGAAAGGATTTGTTCAAATGGGTAGGACCAATCAGTTCTGTGGAAATCTATTTCTATACCTCGAAAGATCACATGGTTGATATCACAACTCTCGAGGAAGCAAAAAAAATAAAGAAGATCGGGGTGTTGAAAGATTATGCGATTACAAGTATTCTCAAGGAAAAAGGTTTTAAAAACCTGGTAGAATTCAGGACAGCAAAAGATGTCATCACAAAACTCATAAGCGGTGAAGTCGATCTTTTCCCATGCTCAAACCTTGTTTTGAACAGCCAATTAAACAAACTCAATATTCAAAGCGATAAAATCAAAAAAGCACTTTTCATTACCTCCGAACTCGAATACATCGCTTTCTCGAAATCAACATCTGATGCACTCATTCAAACATGGCAAAAAGAACTCGATGCAATGAAGAATGATGGTTATTTCGATGAGATATTCAAGAAATGGTTGCCTGATGAAATTCCTCCGGGGATCATGCAGATATATACTGAGGATTATCCTCCTCTCAGTTTTGAGAAAGACGGTGTTATTACTGGTTTTGGAACCGATGTTGTTCGTGAGATCATATCACGACTCGATATTCCGGACAACATCCGAATCTCATCATGGGAAAACGGGTATCACTTATGCCTTGTTAACCCCAATGTAGTACTCTATACAATGAAGCGAACTAAATTACGAGAGGATCTTTTCAACTGGATAGGACCAATTGGCTCAAACAGAACAATGTTCTATGCAAAGAAAGGTTCGAACATCAAGATTGGTAGTATTGATGATGCTAAAAAAATCGGGAAGATCGCTACGTGTTCCGCCTGGTTCTCAGAACAGGATTTGAAGGATAAGGGATTTACCAACCTGGTGAGTTCACCCGATCCTAAAGAAAATGTTCGTCAGCTCGTTGAGGGAGAGGTTGATCTTTCGATCTTCACCGATATTACGATTCCTGATATTGCTCAACAAGCTGGATACTCTATCAATGACCTCGTACCTGTATTTACGGTTAGCTCGGGAGAATTTTATATCGCCCTTTCGAAAGGGACACCTAAATACGTAGTCGATGAATGGCAGCAGGTTTTTTTGGAGATGTATGATGACGGAACATTAGAAGAAATGTATAAAAAATGGTTACCAAAAAGTAAATTACCTGAAATCAATAAATAG
- a CDS encoding TetR/AcrR family transcriptional regulator, translated as MKTKDLIVQTALKLFLSKGFNETSMNEIAVEVGISKPAIYHHFKNKDELVQAIFDHFTAKMANWTQASYSGLSDKDKIHKMFSSTPTFMHIEEVLLDSIDTDLPYSYNMFMLLMSRMKSEYKIRISEDLLLTHQKLTESFTRLQQEQNIRNDIDPETLSRMMHSILEGLSFLGELTECADVETESESLYQAFWKMIQKE; from the coding sequence ATGAAAACAAAAGACTTAATTGTGCAAACCGCACTCAAGCTCTTCCTCTCAAAGGGTTTCAACGAAACGTCTATGAATGAGATAGCGGTGGAAGTCGGCATCTCAAAGCCTGCCATTTACCATCATTTTAAAAATAAAGACGAACTCGTGCAAGCGATCTTCGATCATTTCACCGCAAAAATGGCGAATTGGACTCAAGCATCTTACAGTGGTCTATCGGACAAAGATAAAATTCATAAAATGTTTTCTTCAACGCCAACTTTTATGCACATCGAAGAGGTGCTCCTTGATTCTATTGATACTGACTTGCCATACAGTTACAACATGTTCATGCTGCTGATGAGCCGCATGAAATCCGAATATAAAATACGAATTTCAGAAGACTTACTTCTCACGCATCAAAAATTGACTGAATCTTTTACACGTCTTCAGCAAGAGCAGAATATTCGCAATGACATCGACCCTGAAACACTATCACGTATGATGCATTCGATTCTTGAAGGACTTTCATTTTTGGGAGAACTGACCGAGTGTGCAGATGTCGAAACAGAAAGTGAAAGCTTGTATCAGGCTTTCTGGAAAATGATACAAAAGGAATAA
- a CDS encoding aspartyl protease family protein: protein MFNRMKIFPILLLGFLLIFGTLYAQTEFIEQLRGGVPGPITKVVCPFNLTRSHVIEVPVTINDCDQEFTFVFDTAGNTMIGWDLAEQLRLEIDSMATPMQTMYLSKIDEIIAGGLTVEDFTLSVMDFKKTFEIGNDELEGMIGPDFIRFYRTTINYQTNQLLFENNDVQLTAKTPDQHLLDMEIMMPYHPSIQMQIADFFPIMGRIDTGLHYGIVLPIIYIENLPEEEQGKLVSCKGYFARWPLVDSHENYLYKCPEITVGDMVFKDVGIIFANFPFNNSALIGKDFLEQFVTTLDFPNRKVLLSKVEGSSKDVLYSTGINVRKLDDGTFKIVGIWEGSPADAAGVELDDIITEVNGNPANDVDTGEFYLMRFDTNVKDLKLKIHKAGSEDVREIVLKKEYLGE from the coding sequence ATGTTTAATCGAATGAAAATTTTTCCAATTTTACTTTTAGGATTTTTACTCATCTTTGGAACACTTTATGCTCAAACAGAATTTATTGAACAACTGAGAGGAGGTGTTCCCGGACCGATAACAAAAGTTGTGTGTCCATTCAATCTAACCCGTTCGCATGTCATTGAAGTACCGGTGACAATCAATGATTGTGATCAGGAGTTTACCTTTGTTTTTGATACTGCCGGTAACACAATGATAGGTTGGGACCTGGCAGAACAACTCAGACTTGAGATCGACTCGATGGCGACACCCATGCAGACAATGTATTTAAGTAAAATTGATGAGATTATTGCAGGAGGTCTTACCGTAGAAGATTTTACGTTGTCAGTTATGGATTTCAAAAAAACATTCGAAATTGGAAATGATGAGCTTGAAGGAATGATCGGACCGGATTTCATACGATTTTATCGAACCACCATCAATTACCAGACCAATCAACTTCTTTTCGAGAACAACGATGTACAGCTTACTGCAAAAACACCTGATCAGCACCTTCTTGATATGGAGATCATGATGCCATATCACCCGAGCATCCAAATGCAGATTGCGGATTTTTTCCCAATAATGGGAAGGATCGATACAGGACTTCATTATGGGATTGTCTTGCCGATAATATATATTGAGAATCTTCCTGAAGAAGAGCAGGGAAAACTTGTGTCATGCAAAGGATATTTTGCACGCTGGCCCCTTGTCGATTCACATGAGAATTACCTTTATAAATGTCCCGAAATCACCGTTGGAGATATGGTCTTTAAAGATGTGGGCATAATCTTCGCAAATTTTCCCTTCAATAATTCTGCACTTATCGGAAAAGATTTCCTTGAGCAATTCGTGACCACACTGGATTTTCCAAACAGGAAGGTACTTCTTTCAAAAGTTGAAGGCTCATCAAAAGATGTTCTTTATTCGACCGGGATCAATGTGCGTAAATTGGATGACGGAACATTTAAAATTGTCGGCATCTGGGAAGGTTCACCTGCTGATGCTGCAGGAGTAGAGCTGGATGATATTATCACTGAGGTGAATGGAAACCCAGCGAATGATGTTGATACAGGAGAATTTTATCTTATGAGATTTGATACTAATGTTAAAGACTTGAAACTGAAAATCCATAAAGCTGGAAGTGAGGATGTTCGGGAAATCGTGTTAAAAAAGGAATATTTGGGTGAATAG
- a CDS encoding DUF4332 domain-containing protein codes for MDEKAFAAFLKKKGKKTNVIERNIRLVKTFSAYLNNEFNKQLEDCATYDITQYVATLESQKKSPKGHLYVLMNYFKFTGNKELLKCAATLRQKRTEKSRSVFLLKNFMHVDQEYVKVLANAGIKNVDDMLKAGNTKIKREMLSQKLNIPEDSILELVKLSDITRLGYVKTKLTRLYYNAGLDSPQKIAAFKPEELHTFFVKFVKESGWDGMVPNLKDLVGNIASARKLKKVVQE; via the coding sequence ATGGATGAAAAAGCATTTGCCGCATTTTTGAAAAAGAAAGGGAAAAAAACCAATGTGATCGAAAGAAATATACGATTAGTGAAAACATTCTCAGCATACTTGAATAACGAATTCAATAAACAATTAGAAGATTGTGCAACATATGACATCACACAATACGTTGCAACACTCGAATCACAGAAGAAATCTCCCAAAGGACATCTTTATGTACTTATGAATTATTTCAAGTTCACTGGCAATAAGGAATTGTTAAAGTGCGCAGCAACTCTTCGTCAAAAACGAACTGAAAAATCAAGAAGTGTATTCCTGCTCAAAAATTTCATGCATGTGGACCAGGAATATGTGAAGGTATTAGCAAACGCAGGTATAAAGAATGTCGATGACATGCTGAAAGCAGGAAACACGAAAATAAAAAGAGAGATGCTATCTCAGAAACTCAATATTCCTGAGGATTCCATTCTCGAACTGGTTAAACTTTCAGATATAACTCGTCTTGGATATGTGAAAACCAAACTGACCCGTCTCTACTACAATGCCGGACTCGATTCACCGCAAAAGATCGCAGCATTCAAACCGGAAGAACTTCATACATTCTTTGTAAAATTCGTAAAAGAATCCGGATGGGATGGTATGGTACCGAATCTGAAAGACCTGGTTGGAAACATTGCCAGTGCCCGAAAATTGAAGAAGGTCGTCCAAGAATAG
- a CDS encoding isoprenylcysteine carboxylmethyltransferase family protein, protein MTEKYNHWSKSNIIWSTLLTILCLACFPFNLLVILGIIEPGHNSLAYWIGWVVWLVGMLLIISPMILFPKRGKVPKGKAFVHTTNLVTTGIYRVVRHPQYLGGIFAVFVTTLLLYPHWVFAVLGVIGTAVVYFGSREEDKRLLIKFGDNYKIYMKNVPGMNILLGIFRLIKRNRQEYKNG, encoded by the coding sequence ATGACAGAAAAGTATAACCATTGGTCAAAAAGTAATATTATATGGAGTACGTTACTCACGATTCTGTGTCTTGCCTGCTTTCCATTTAATCTGCTTGTTATACTCGGGATCATCGAGCCTGGTCATAATAGTCTTGCCTATTGGATCGGATGGGTGGTCTGGCTTGTTGGCATGCTTCTGATCATATCACCAATGATATTGTTTCCAAAACGTGGCAAAGTTCCTAAAGGAAAAGCATTTGTGCATACAACCAATCTTGTTACAACAGGCATCTATCGTGTTGTCAGGCATCCGCAGTATCTTGGCGGTATTTTTGCAGTTTTTGTCACAACATTGCTCTTGTATCCGCATTGGGTGTTCGCAGTGCTTGGTGTCATCGGGACCGCTGTTGTCTATTTTGGCAGCAGGGAAGAAGATAAGCGTCTGCTCATAAAATTCGGTGACAATTACAAAATATATATGAAAAACGTACCTGGAATGAACATCTTGTTAGGTATATTTCGTCTTATAAAAAGGAATCGACAGGAGTATAAAAATGGATAG
- a CDS encoding DUF2007 domain-containing protein, producing MINEDDIILEVFDDKIEAELLEGLLKQAGIECYIISDDCDGMMPQLQLTEGVGVVINKADEDEARKIVESVNTNEK from the coding sequence ATGATAAACGAAGATGACATAATCCTCGAAGTTTTTGATGATAAGATCGAAGCAGAACTGCTGGAGGGACTGCTCAAACAAGCTGGCATCGAATGCTATATTATTTCAGATGACTGCGACGGCATGATGCCTCAACTACAACTCACTGAAGGTGTTGGAGTGGTTATCAACAAAGCTGATGAAGATGAAGCAAGAAAAATTGTGGAGAGTGTGAACACGAACGAGAAGTAG